In a genomic window of Brettanomyces nanus chromosome 1, complete sequence:
- a CDS encoding uncharacterized protein (BUSCO:EOG09341QM1~EggNog:ENOG41) — protein sequence MSKEVFNEGPTTSQHVESADDDYFKKTTFKLKRTRSMGLLDGFINQAHSTDDESSRPTTENPNKITSRDFVSDATLQKLNLIPPSSPSPYTEEELNHVPSFYTKVMPSKNSTDVFQQARNIPSGVSLVPKHELRRQEIQQQQQQQQQEKLRQHHIDLMASHALHDDTDVEDRPKQHVDYLSHKWGAEDEVLKCWRYVVLKKHDFADAARLENASWRTWAQTRSHLKTISPEELNWSKDSDVTWLYGPAFREEDKPLSSDPSLSYSSLRPQHHRSSSYSTAKHSHLMSEPSVSSPTAVTHGPAPVVDDNANDSTGNGEHLKSILKKKSNVENLIGDASYSRLQSLLEEREHRFNGSPILESTSSGALTASPAVVSLLHRETPSPLLLAGHASNSRVVGTPALGRASSSDSSSLVPSTHSGSIVTSHTTTLQKSSLKKKDPLASFINKPERHIHFNTRVDQCIAVDDSPALESDTMSSDSDSSEDVPLGPADENSSFPYSEESEQTFNEYYSGDDSSSLDEDSSFGSKPCSTDSIKRENFDHYDDKDDGLVFKASSLPASMSRKPVHHLSSAHAHSSSYTSIAPLPATALKTCSDDEDENERSMYTVSHNTRTNRGYEYYYDYNRVYSNDANPVYSVVTNGNGDVEMVDVPQSFQMEDAPMTDTPAVVDVPASISSDLPQDVDIGADYDQQSQPLMVNTGDTSLKPTTGIDTAGPSPGVSKIKVGLSGLNLNSTGLRGSTGVGSKQQLFQLADQVPQQHKQQHTKHQHPSRRSSLASQNSRKTFVFGSDSESDSGSDSSSSSCSSCSYSSSVGSDSSNTHRPQYSAPIGGKAYREGLDVQAPQSNDSGSSDDDDDDECFVLNAMPRNRSFSRGAPLSVGNGTTVSGTTNTTVQSPGAFYDKKENSYDSLASLTTEEAPHRRKQDENSSNKNS from the coding sequence ATGTCCAAAGAGGTCTTTAACGAGGGGCCCACAACCTCTCAACATGTCGAGTCCGCTGATGATGACTATTTCAAAAAAACAactttcaagttgaagaggacACGTTCCATGGGTCTATTGGATGGTTTCATTAACCAGGCACATTCTACGGATGATGAATCCTCTAGACCTACAACTGAAAACCCTAATAAAATTACTTCCAGAGACTTTGTTTCCGATGCTACTTTGCAGAAGCTTAATCTTattcctccttcatctccCTCCCCATATACAGAAGAGGAACTCAACCATGTGCCCAGCTTTTACACTAAAGTGATGCCTTCCAAGAACAGCACAGATGTGTTCCAACAGGCTCGAAATATTCCCTCTGGGGTCTCTCTAGTACCTAAACATGAGCTCAGGCGCCAAGAAattcagcaacagcaacagcagcaacagcaggAAAAGCTTCGGCAGCATCACATCGATCTCATGGCTAGCCATGCTCTACATGATGATACAGACGTTGAAGACAGACCTAAACAACATGTCGACTACCTTTCACACAAATGGGGGGCGGAAGATGAAGTGTTAAAATGCTGGCGATACGTCGTGTTGAAAAAGCATGATTTTGCCGATGCTGCCAGACTTGAAAATGCCTCCTGGAGGACCTGGGCTCAAACTAGAAGCCATCTCAAAACTATTTCTCCAGAAGAGCTCAACTGGAGTAAAGATTCAGACGTGACTTGGTTGTATGGACCTGCCTTTCGCGAAGAGGACAAGCCTCTCTCATCAGACCCTTCGCTTTCATATTCATCTCTTCGTCCTCAGCATCATAGATCCTCTTCATACAGCACAGCAAAACATAGTCATTTAATGTCCGAACCTTCTGTATCATCACCTACTGCAGTAACGCACGGCCCAGCTCCTGTTGTCGATGATAATGCCAACGACTCTACTGGAAACGGCGAACATCTCAAgtcaatattgaagaagaagtcaaaCGTTGAAAATTTGATTGGTGACGCCTCTTATAGCAGGCTTCAATCCCTTCTCGAAGAGAGGGAGCACAGGTTTAACGGCAGCCCCATTCTTGAATCGACGTCATCAGGTGCTCTCACTGCATCACCCGCTGTAGTTTCCTTACTTCACAGAGAAACGCCGTCTCCTTTATTATTAGCAGGTCACGCTTCCAACTCCAGGGTCGTCGGCACACCAGCACTTGGCCGTGCATCGAGCAGCGATTCGTCCTCATTGGTTCCTTCTACTCACAGCGGCAGTATAGTTACATCACATACAACAACGCTCCAAAAGTCATctctcaagaagaaagatccCCTTGCAAGTTTTATCAATAAACCTGAGCGTCATATACACTTCAATACACGAGTCGACCAGTGTATAGCTGTTGATGATTCGCCAGCCTTGGAATCGGATACTATGAGTAGCGACAGCGATAGCAGTGAGGATGTTCCTCTCGGACCGGCAGATGAGAATTCAAGCTTTCCTTATTCAGAGGAGTCAGAGCAGACGTTTAACGAGTACTATAGCGGCGATGACTCGTCCTCTCTGGATGaggattcttcttttggaagcAAGCCTTGCAGTACCGATTCAATTAAGCGTGAAAACTTCGATCATTATGATGATAAAGACGACGGTTTAGTCTTTAAAGCTTCGAGCTTGCCTGCCAGCATGTCTCGTAAGCCTGTACATCACTTATCGTCGGCGCATGCacattcttcatcatatACCTCGATTGCACCACTACCGGCTACTGCACTAAAGACTTgttctgatgatgaagatgaaaatgaacgCTCTATGTACACGGTTTCTCACAATACTCGAACCAATAGAGGTTACGAGTATTACTACGATTACAATAGGGTGTATAGCAACGATGCCAACCCTGTGTATTCTGTTGTTACCAACGGTAACGGAGATGTTGAAATGGTGGATGTTCCGCAGAGTTTTCAGATGGAAGATGCACCAATGACGGATACACCTGCAGTTGTCGATGTTCCTGCTTCTATATCCAGCGATTTGCCTCAAGACGTTGATATTGGTGCTGATTACGATCAGCAGTCGCAACCTCTAATGGTTAATACTGGCGACACTTCACTGAAGCCCACTACAGGTATAGATACTGCTGGTCCGTCACCGGGAGTGTCCAAGATCAAGGTTGGATTAAGCGGCTTAAATTTGAATAGTACGGGCTTAAGGGGAAGTACAGGAGTCGGATCCAAACAACAGTTGTTTCAATTGGCCGACCAAGTCCCACAACAGCACAAGCAGCAACATACTAAGCACCAGCATCCTTCCCGAAGAAGTAGCCTGGCATCCCaaaattcaagaaaaacGTTTGTGTTTGGTTCAGACAGTGAATCCGATAGTGGTTCAGACTCCAGCTCTTCAAGTTGCTCAAGCTGCAGTTACAGTTCTAGTGTGGGAAGTGATAGCAGCAATACTCATAGACCACAATATTCAGCACCCATAGGAGGGAAAGCTTACAGAGAAGGCCTCGATGTGCAGGCCCCTCAGTCAAATGATTCTGGATCTAGcgacgatgacgacgacgacgaaTGCTTCGTATTGAATGCAATGCCAAGGAATAGGTCATTTTCAAGGGGAGCGCCTCTTTCCGTAGGAAACGGTACTACGGTTTCTGGGACCACTAATACTACTGTTCAATCACCAGGCGCTTTCTACgacaaaaaggaaaatagTTATGATTCGCTCGCGTCTCTGACAACCGAAGAAGCTCCTCATAGACGCAAGCAGGATGAAAATAGCAGCAATAAGAACTCATAG
- a CDS encoding uncharacterized protein (EggNog:ENOG41~BUSCO:EOG09344CA2), which produces MDLGASANAGVGAGGTPPPPTASGLSGFMNFANFANPQSYIDPLLQDSNVEVREHQFTGGNTLDESVLTTLHRDLVSITDKLLSILWPMRLRQKLQVLERVSGLGSRTSGDIEEEGDIDSSRDYSKETIRKILDWDLWGPLVINLGFSLVITHLQTRTLDSSEDRSSSIFSAAFTLIWASLAVLSLNIQLVWPVKQQTESGGTTSGVIGLSFFQCISILSYTLFPVMLGGVICIFIHLKFIRIIINTVMLSWSLLCSWLILAIISNCRIPGATSELIYNSMTERDQGTAGDKRIFLMIYPILLVYGLFSWLCVIL; this is translated from the exons ATGGA TCTTGGTGCTAGTGCTAACGCTGGTGTTGGAGCTGGTGGtactcctcctcctcccACTGCGTCAGGGCTCAGCGGCTTCATGAACTTTGCCAACTTTGCCAATCCTCAATCTTACATAGACCCGCTTCTTCAGGATAGCAACGTGGAAGTTCGCGAGCATCAGTTTACTGGGGGTAACACCTTGGATGAATCTGTATTAACTACATTACATAGAGATCTGGTTAGTATAACAGATAAACTACTATCAATTCTCTGGCCGATGAGGTTACGTCAGAAGCTCCAAGTGCTAGAGCGAGTTTCTGGACTGGGATCAAGAACAAGCGGggatatagaagaagaaggtgatatTGATTCATCTAGAGACTATTCGAAGGAGACTATTCGCAAGATTCTCGATTGGGACTTGTGGGGACCGTTGGTGATAAATTTGGGATTCAGTTTAGTTATTACGCATTTGCAGACAAGGACATtggattcttctgaagaCAGATCTAGTAGCATATTTAGTGCTGCCTTTACGCTTATTTGGGCTTCGTTAGCTGTTCTCTCGCTCAATATCCAACTTGTTTGGCCGGTGAAACAGCAAACAGAATCCGGTGGTACAACGTCTGGAGTCATTGGcctttccttttttcaGTGTATCAGTATATTGTCCTACACTCTTTTCCCTGTTATGCTGGGCGGTGTCATCTGTATATTCATTCATTTGAAATTCATTAGAATCATCATTAACACAGTGATGCTTTCCTGGTCGCTACTTTGCTCGTGGTTGATTTTGGCTATAATCAGCAACTGCAGGATACCGGGAGCTACATCCGAGCTCATTTACAATAGTATGACGGAGCGCGATCAGGGAACCGCAGGAGATAAGCGGATATTCCTTATGATCTATCCAATCTTGTTGGTTTACGGGCTATTTTCATGGTTATGCGTCATTTTGTAA
- a CDS encoding uncharacterized protein (EggNog:ENOG41) has protein sequence MVGKDYYEFRKSYSIYSSYCILKDQGNVLSRYRDLCLAIIFTSREIELNKWYEPDTKITTVDECHYNLFDYEADALKYISNVSKSRRIYYVKMGCSLLAGVKINFYHTDHHLASPVLEGHVLKELVMKICGEDETSLSSPDVYNALRAFCHWCSIKGVLYCLGLQDLDIDETLKFRFKTFPQMEDWITESLKERYPAGTSKYGLVKRSLILISESVFGKLVAFPPKLHAEELFNTCQEIENDPLRFHIRAASLNLSRNAPLEASGMCQGIAEYLEFISIVLRAGTYKISSKSASSSSKILKYAMVKNKPLFKEIQHMTNKMRGFERIGKLSNDSLVDRFGGEVQHSVYSVVKLYV, from the coding sequence ATGGTTGGTAAGGACTACTATGAATTTCGGAAGAGCTATTCAATATATTCTAGCTACTGCATTTTGAAAGACCAAGGTAATGTGCTTTCTCGGTATAGGGATTTATGTCTTGCGATTATATTCACATCTCGAGAGATCGAGTTGAATAAATGGTACGAGCCGGACACCAAGATCACGACGGTGGACGAGTGCCACTATAATCTGTTCGATTATGAGGCAGATGCACTGAAATACATCTCAAATGTTTCTAAGAGTCGCAGGATTTACTATGTTAAAATGGGGTGCAGTCTTCTAGCCGGTGTCAAGATTAATTTTTACCATACCGATCACCATCTAGCATCGCCAGTATTGGAAGGGCATGTATTAAAAGAGTTGGTGATGAAAATTTgtggtgaagatgagacGTCTCTCAGCTCGCCTGATGTTTATAACGCTTTGCGTGCGTTCTGCCACTGGTGCTCGATTAAGGGAGTTCTCTACTGTCTTGGCCTGCAGGATTTGGACATTGATGAGACTTTAAAGTTCCGGTTCAAAACATTCCCTCAAATGGAGGACTGGATTACGGAAAGTCTCAAGGAGAGATACCCTGCAGGCACATCTAAATATGGCTTAGTGAAGAGATCATTAATACTGATATCAGAGTCTGTTTTTGGCAAATTGGTGGCATTTCCACCCAAATTGCATGCAGAGGAGTTGTTCAATACATGTCAAGAGATTGAGAACGATCCATTAAGATTCCATATTAGAGCAGCCTCGTTGAACTTATCACGAAACGCACCGTTAGAAGCAAGTGGAATGTGCCAAGGAATAGCTGAATACCTTGAATTCATATCGATAGTACTCCGTGCTGGTACATACAAGATCAGTTCGAAgtctgcatcatcatcatcaaaaattttgaagTATGCAATGGTAAAGAACAAGCCCttattcaaagagattcaaCATATGACAAACAAAATGagaggctttgaaagaataGGTAAACTCAGTAATGATAGCCTGGTAGATAGATTCGGAGGGGAAGTGCAGCATAGCGTTTACAGCGTGGTAAAGCTTTACGTATAA